The Anoxybacillus flavithermus genome has a segment encoding these proteins:
- a CDS encoding FAD-dependent oxidoreductase — protein sequence MVVAMDLQTGKLYWPTTFPDAPSYPPLDNDIQCDVLIVGAGGSGALCAYYLSETDLDVVVIDKRKAGYGSTMTNTALIQCLGDKMFFELVNSFGEAYAARHLTLCQQAVDELEQIANKLHIDVEFQRRDSLYYASVAEDVTKLEKEYEALKKQGYPVVWLDKQQIRRHYPFEKHAALYTMGDGELNPYKLTIGLLEYAKTRGVRVFEETEMNGKKLEQHMATCYTKNGYTIHARKVIFAAGYETLEVKQEKKAQLVSSYAVVTNRVEDFSSWYKRTLIWETARPYVYMRTTADDRIIIGGLDENTAYADDRDAKLMHKKERLIEEFHRLFPDIHVVPEFYLAAFYGGTHDGLPMIGVYDSFPNCYFVYAYGDNGTVYSTVLAQILRDAITEKQNDDFYLYMQTRPKLPQT from the coding sequence GTGGTTGTTGCGATGGATTTACAAACAGGAAAATTATACTGGCCAACGACATTTCCCGATGCCCCTTCGTATCCACCGCTAGACAACGACATACAATGTGACGTATTAATTGTCGGAGCGGGCGGGTCAGGAGCGTTGTGCGCGTATTATTTAAGTGAAACTGATTTGGATGTCGTCGTCATCGACAAACGAAAAGCAGGATACGGAAGTACGATGACAAATACGGCACTTATTCAATGTCTTGGAGATAAAATGTTTTTTGAGCTTGTGAACAGTTTTGGCGAAGCGTATGCCGCTCGTCATTTGACACTTTGTCAACAGGCAGTCGATGAGCTAGAGCAAATCGCAAATAAATTACATATCGATGTAGAATTTCAAAGAAGAGATAGTTTGTATTACGCAAGCGTGGCCGAAGATGTAACAAAACTGGAAAAAGAATACGAAGCATTAAAAAAACAAGGTTATCCAGTCGTCTGGTTAGACAAGCAACAAATTCGTCGCCATTACCCGTTTGAAAAGCATGCTGCTTTATATACGATGGGAGATGGCGAATTAAACCCTTATAAATTGACAATCGGTTTATTGGAATATGCGAAAACACGTGGCGTGCGCGTGTTTGAAGAAACAGAAATGAACGGAAAAAAACTTGAACAACATATGGCAACATGTTATACGAAAAACGGATATACCATTCACGCACGAAAAGTCATTTTCGCCGCTGGTTACGAAACGTTAGAAGTAAAACAAGAAAAGAAAGCGCAACTCGTTAGTTCATATGCCGTCGTTACCAATCGTGTTGAAGATTTTTCGAGTTGGTATAAACGAACGCTTATTTGGGAGACAGCTCGTCCGTATGTATATATGCGCACAACAGCGGATGATCGCATTATTATCGGCGGACTAGATGAAAATACAGCTTATGCGGATGACCGTGATGCCAAACTGATGCATAAAAAAGAACGACTGATTGAAGAATTTCACCGGCTGTTCCCCGATATTCACGTCGTTCCTGAATTTTATTTAGCTGCCTTTTACGGTGGGACACACGATGGCCTTCCGATGATTGGGGTATATGACTCCTTTCCGAATTGTTATTTCGTTTACGCTTATGGAGATAACGGTACGGTATATAGTACTGTACTCGCTCAAATTTTACGCGATGCCATTACAGAAAAACAAAATGACGACTTTTATTTATATATGCAAACAAGGCCAAAACTCCCACAAACGTAA
- a CDS encoding chromosomal replication initiation protein: MWSEVKNVLSCTMSSLAFETWIEGTTATMEDDKVIIHCTNPLQKNWIQALYMPHIEQAIEKVYRKRMIIQLEAPHELSDEQFMRMWNYMIALEKQTWNLEARVTKVERQMEEIKKEVAQLQERTDFLERLLSAEEQPVSKTYIH, translated from the coding sequence ATGTGGTCAGAAGTGAAAAACGTTTTATCTTGCACGATGTCCTCACTTGCTTTTGAAACATGGATCGAAGGAACGACAGCGACGATGGAAGACGATAAAGTCATCATTCATTGTACAAACCCACTGCAAAAAAATTGGATACAAGCGTTGTATATGCCTCACATTGAACAAGCGATTGAAAAAGTTTACAGGAAGCGAATGATTATTCAGTTAGAGGCGCCTCATGAGCTGTCTGACGAACAATTTATGCGCATGTGGAACTACATGATCGCCCTCGAAAAACAAACGTGGAACCTCGAAGCGCGTGTAACGAAAGTGGAGAGACAAATGGAAGAAATAAAAAAAGAAGTCGCTCAACTACAAGAGCGCACCGATTTTCTTGAACGGTTACTATCTGCTGAGGAACAACCAGTATCGAAAACGTATATTCACTAG
- a CDS encoding o-succinylbenzoate synthase, whose amino-acid sequence MFVQIHTVILRYLQMELKSPFTTSFGTMKTRPVLLVEVVDEDGVCGWGEGVAFSAPWYTEETIETTWHMLETFLIPLLFQAPVYHPDELRDRFSIVRRNYMAKAALEGAVWDAFAKRHGVSLSSALGGEKKEVEVGVSIGIQPITNILKRIEQALAEGYKRIKIKIKPGWDVDVVREIRHHFPHVPLMVDANSAYSLRDIDRLKALDDYELLMIEQPLAVDDIVDHAKLQANLNTPICLDESICSYEDAKRAIELKSCRVINIKIGRVGGLTEAKRIHDLCQQHHIPVWCGGMLEGGVGRAHSIALATLPHFSLPGDTAASANYWERDFIDPEVTVDNGRIFVRQQIGIGYTVNLTEVERRTVRSKIYKKSRG is encoded by the coding sequence ATGTTTGTGCAAATACATACAGTTATTTTACGATACTTACAAATGGAATTAAAATCACCATTTACAACAAGTTTTGGGACGATGAAAACGCGTCCTGTTTTATTAGTTGAAGTCGTTGATGAAGACGGTGTGTGTGGCTGGGGAGAAGGTGTAGCGTTTTCTGCTCCGTGGTATACAGAAGAAACGATTGAGACGACGTGGCATATGCTTGAAACGTTTTTAATTCCGCTTCTTTTTCAAGCACCCGTTTATCATCCTGACGAATTGCGTGACCGATTTTCGATTGTTCGCCGCAATTACATGGCAAAAGCAGCGCTTGAAGGGGCCGTTTGGGATGCATTTGCGAAACGACATGGGGTGTCGTTAAGCTCTGCGCTCGGCGGTGAAAAAAAAGAAGTGGAAGTCGGCGTCAGCATTGGCATTCAGCCGATCACAAATATATTAAAACGGATCGAACAGGCGCTTGCGGAAGGATACAAACGTATAAAAATAAAAATTAAGCCCGGATGGGATGTTGATGTTGTTCGAGAGATTCGTCACCATTTCCCGCATGTTCCACTCATGGTTGATGCAAACTCCGCTTACTCGTTACGCGATATCGACCGCCTGAAAGCGCTCGATGACTATGAGTTGTTGATGATTGAACAGCCACTTGCTGTCGATGACATCGTTGATCATGCGAAATTACAAGCGAATTTGAACACGCCGATTTGTTTAGATGAAAGCATTTGTTCATATGAAGATGCAAAAAGGGCGATTGAGTTAAAAAGTTGCCGCGTGATCAATATAAAAATTGGTCGGGTCGGTGGACTGACAGAAGCGAAACGCATTCATGATTTATGTCAACAACATCATATTCCTGTATGGTGTGGCGGTATGTTAGAAGGCGGGGTCGGACGAGCGCATAGCATTGCTTTAGCAACTCTCCCTCATTTTTCTCTCCCAGGGGATACAGCGGCATCAGCAAATTATTGGGAACGGGATTTCATTGATCCAGAAGTAACGGTTGACAATGGACGAATTTTTGTTCGACAACAAATTGGAATTGGTTACACCGTTAATCTGACAGAAGTCGAGCGGCGTACCGTTCGCTCAAAAATATATAAAAAATCGAGAGGATGA
- a CDS encoding spore coat protein CotS codes for MSNRRGYMLIEPWIVDETMHEFFVPDYIEQMAEDVLRHYDLSVQSRQVVTTKPDKGGAIWKLETNKGPKSLKLLHRRPTRSLFSLGAQRYLVDVQKANVPPIVQTTDGMDYVEAGGKLWFVAEWIEPLFPVTKDLEGAKQLCYALGEFHRLSKGYVPPKGAEIASRLYKWPKTYEKTINKMDWFRQLAKAYKEMPASAMLLEVVDHFQAQARESFARLQQSSYHQLVERGNSEWGLVHQDYGWSNGQMGANGMWIIDLDGVAYDLPIRDLRKLISGTMADLYRWDVHWVREMIRAYHEANPIDASLYDVLMIDLSLPNEFYKNLKEVVYDPELFLNEQTMQLIETIVATDATKWPVLAEIENDWKENGNR; via the coding sequence ATGTCAAATAGGAGGGGTTATATGCTTATTGAACCTTGGATCGTGGATGAAACGATGCACGAGTTTTTTGTACCAGATTATATTGAACAAATGGCAGAAGACGTTTTGCGCCATTACGATTTATCTGTTCAAAGTAGGCAAGTCGTGACGACGAAGCCGGATAAAGGGGGAGCCATTTGGAAGTTAGAAACGAATAAAGGTCCGAAAAGTTTAAAATTGCTTCACCGCCGTCCAACGCGCAGTTTATTTAGCCTCGGGGCGCAACGATATTTAGTCGATGTGCAAAAAGCGAACGTTCCGCCAATTGTACAAACGACGGACGGAATGGATTATGTAGAAGCGGGAGGAAAGTTATGGTTTGTTGCGGAGTGGATTGAGCCATTATTTCCGGTAACAAAAGATTTAGAAGGAGCGAAACAGCTTTGTTATGCGCTTGGTGAATTTCATCGTTTAAGTAAAGGATACGTTCCTCCAAAAGGAGCAGAAATCGCTTCACGGTTATACAAATGGCCGAAAACGTACGAAAAAACGATAAACAAAATGGATTGGTTTCGCCAATTAGCGAAGGCGTATAAAGAGATGCCTGCAAGTGCGATGTTATTGGAAGTTGTCGATCATTTTCAAGCACAGGCTCGTGAAAGTTTTGCGCGACTTCAACAATCTTCGTATCATCAATTAGTCGAACGAGGAAATAGCGAATGGGGACTTGTGCATCAAGATTACGGCTGGTCGAACGGACAAATGGGCGCAAATGGTATGTGGATTATCGATTTAGATGGCGTCGCATACGATTTGCCGATTCGCGATTTACGAAAACTGATTTCCGGTACGATGGCTGATTTATACCGTTGGGACGTTCATTGGGTGCGTGAAATGATTCGAGCGTACCACGAGGCAAATCCGATCGACGCTTCATTATATGACGTGTTGATGATCGATTTGTCACTTCCGAATGAATTTTACAAAAACTTAAAAGAAGTAGTATATGATCCAGAGCTGTTTTTAAATGAACAAACGATGCAACTCATTGAGACGATTGTTGCAACGGATGCGACAAAATGGCCAGTACTCGCTGAAATTGAAAACGATTGGAAGGAGAACGGAAATCGATGA
- a CDS encoding acyltransferase: protein MKMRVSAVQYHLHTIQSFEQFAKQVEHYVKTAQEFGAEFVLFPEFMTTQLMSIGDDTKEALTIDELPTFTEAYRSLFSTLAKQTNMHIIGGTHVIKREDRLYNVAHLFYPDGTIAEQAKLHITPTEVNEWNMHGGDTLRVFPTTKGTIAILTCYDIEFPEIVRMARAKGADVIFCPSCTDDRHGFHRVRYTCHARAIENQVYVVTTGTVGSLPTVDFMRANFGQAAIITPNDIPFPPHGILAEGEINDDMIITADLDLQLLYDVRERGSVTTWRDRRTDLYTDWT from the coding sequence TTGAAAATGCGCGTTAGTGCAGTGCAATATCATTTACATACGATTCAATCGTTTGAACAGTTCGCAAAACAAGTGGAACATTATGTAAAAACAGCGCAAGAATTTGGGGCTGAATTTGTCCTATTTCCTGAGTTTATGACGACACAGCTTATGTCTATCGGCGATGACACAAAAGAAGCGTTAACGATTGACGAGCTTCCAACGTTTACAGAAGCATATCGCTCATTATTTTCAACACTTGCAAAACAAACGAATATGCATATTATTGGCGGGACACATGTCATAAAAAGAGAAGATCGACTATATAATGTGGCACATTTATTTTATCCCGATGGAACGATTGCCGAACAGGCAAAGCTACATATTACCCCGACAGAAGTGAACGAATGGAATATGCATGGCGGCGATACATTGCGCGTCTTTCCAACAACGAAAGGAACGATTGCCATTTTAACATGTTATGATATCGAATTTCCTGAAATTGTGCGCATGGCGCGCGCAAAAGGCGCAGACGTCATTTTTTGCCCGTCATGCACCGATGACCGCCACGGGTTTCATCGCGTGCGCTATACATGCCACGCCCGCGCCATTGAAAACCAAGTGTACGTCGTCACGACAGGCACAGTCGGCTCATTGCCAACCGTCGATTTTATGCGGGCAAACTTCGGTCAAGCAGCGATCATTACACCGAACGATATTCCATTTCCACCGCACGGCATTTTAGCGGAAGGAGAAATAAATGACGATATGATCATTACGGCTGATCTTGATTTACAGCTTCTTTACGACGTTCGCGAACGCGGATCGGTAACAACATGGCGCGATCGGCGCACGGATTTATATACAGATTGGACATAA
- a CDS encoding DUF3992 domain-containing protein, with protein MSCGGCCPDRPIVTDEFCANWETKCVVSPSSTPPYTLWEADGDLIKPFGTVTVLVENSCDGVEIFINGGTTAVATIKEGQSFSKTFSNLRKVAVKCLKTGDDDALCCGKLCMTVHYKKC; from the coding sequence ATGAGCTGTGGCGGATGTTGTCCAGACCGTCCAATCGTGACGGATGAATTTTGTGCAAATTGGGAGACTAAGTGTGTTGTTTCACCATCTTCAACACCACCCTACACACTTTGGGAAGCAGATGGAGATCTTATTAAACCGTTTGGAACAGTAACGGTATTAGTGGAAAATAGTTGTGATGGGGTTGAAATTTTTATTAATGGGGGAACAACTGCAGTTGCAACAATTAAAGAAGGTCAATCATTCTCCAAAACATTTTCTAACTTACGAAAAGTGGCAGTTAAATGCCTTAAAACAGGAGATGATGACGCGCTTTGTTGCGGAAAGTTATGTATGACTGTGCATTATAAAAAATGTTAA
- a CDS encoding ABC transporter ATP-binding protein, with the protein MSLLRLERVHTFYGGVHALKGIDLEVYEGEIVTLIGSNGAGKSTTLKTVSGQVKAKSGNILYEGKDITNTPPHVTALSGIAHVPEGRRIFPRLTVKENLEMGAFSVKDKKEIAERMERVFHYFPRLKERLQQKGGTMSGGEQQMLAIGRALMMKPRLLMLDEPSMGLAPIIVEQIFHIIRELNEEGMTILLVEQNAFQALQIAHRGYVIQTGEITMSGTGKELLGNEQVREAYLG; encoded by the coding sequence GTGAGTTTGCTGCGACTAGAGCGTGTTCATACATTTTATGGCGGAGTTCATGCGTTAAAAGGAATTGATTTAGAAGTATACGAAGGAGAAATTGTTACGTTAATCGGAAGCAATGGTGCAGGAAAATCAACGACGTTAAAAACCGTTAGTGGACAAGTAAAGGCGAAAAGCGGGAATATTTTATATGAAGGAAAAGATATAACAAATACCCCACCACATGTGACAGCTTTATCAGGTATAGCACATGTTCCAGAAGGAAGGCGCATTTTTCCTAGATTGACGGTAAAAGAAAATTTAGAAATGGGTGCGTTTTCGGTGAAGGATAAAAAAGAAATAGCTGAACGAATGGAACGGGTGTTTCATTATTTCCCGCGACTAAAAGAGCGTTTACAACAAAAAGGGGGAACGATGAGCGGTGGGGAACAACAAATGTTAGCGATCGGTCGTGCTTTAATGATGAAGCCGCGACTTCTTATGTTAGATGAACCGTCAATGGGTTTGGCCCCAATTATCGTCGAACAAATTTTTCATATTATTCGCGAGTTAAACGAGGAAGGAATGACGATTTTGCTCGTCGAACAAAACGCATTTCAAGCGTTACAAATTGCGCATCGTGGCTATGTCATTCAAACAGGAGAAATTACAATGTCAGGTACAGGAAAAGAGCTGCTTGGAAATGAACAAGTACGAGAAGCGTATTTAGGATGA
- a CDS encoding glutathione peroxidase, with product MNIYDFHVRTIHGEEQSLAQYKGKVLLIVNTASKCGLTPQYEQLQQLYDKYKERGFVVLGFPCNQFGNQEPGSEADISQFCQLNYGVTFPMFAKVDVNGPNAHPLFVYLTEQAPGMLGTKAVKWNFTKFLVDRNGKVVARFAPTTKPFELEQHIEALLRETVSR from the coding sequence ATGAACATTTACGATTTTCACGTACGTACGATTCATGGGGAAGAGCAATCGTTAGCGCAGTATAAAGGGAAAGTGTTACTCATCGTCAATACAGCAAGCAAATGTGGCTTGACGCCACAATATGAACAATTGCAACAACTATACGACAAATATAAAGAACGTGGATTTGTTGTGCTCGGCTTTCCATGCAATCAATTTGGAAATCAAGAGCCAGGATCAGAAGCAGACATCTCGCAATTTTGTCAACTCAATTATGGTGTGACGTTTCCGATGTTTGCGAAAGTGGACGTAAACGGTCCAAACGCCCATCCGCTGTTCGTTTACTTAACGGAACAAGCACCAGGCATGTTAGGAACGAAAGCGGTGAAGTGGAATTTTACAAAGTTTTTAGTCGACCGAAACGGGAAAGTCGTTGCACGTTTTGCACCAACTACAAAGCCGTTTGAGCTAGAACAACATATTGAAGCTTTGCTTCGCGAAACCGTCTCTCGCTAA
- a CDS encoding GNAT family N-acetyltransferase, whose protein sequence is MYKKQLYVFHGDRPIPAIIRNYEEKDIDALIRIQQESFPPPFPSELWWNKEQLMNHITLFPEGALCVEVDGEVVGSMTGLIVNFHPSDADHTWEEITDNGYIRNHNRNGNTLYVVDIGVRPSYRKLGLGKWLMQSMYEVVVQQKLERLLGGSRMPGYHLYASEMTAEQYVHEVIKGKLKDPVITFLLRCGRTPVKVVANYLEDAQSCNYALLMEWRNPFL, encoded by the coding sequence ATGTATAAAAAGCAACTTTACGTCTTTCATGGCGACCGTCCGATTCCTGCGATCATTCGTAACTACGAAGAAAAAGACATCGATGCGTTAATTCGCATTCAGCAAGAAAGTTTTCCACCTCCTTTCCCATCTGAACTATGGTGGAATAAAGAACAGCTTATGAATCATATCACACTTTTTCCAGAGGGGGCGTTATGTGTCGAAGTGGACGGGGAAGTCGTCGGATCGATGACCGGTTTGATCGTGAACTTTCATCCAAGCGATGCCGATCATACGTGGGAAGAAATAACGGATAACGGATATATTCGCAACCATAACCGAAACGGCAATACGTTATACGTCGTCGACATCGGTGTCCGCCCATCATATCGAAAACTCGGCTTAGGAAAATGGCTGATGCAGTCGATGTACGAAGTTGTCGTCCAGCAAAAGCTTGAACGACTATTAGGTGGCAGTCGGATGCCGGGATATCATCTGTACGCGAGTGAAATGACGGCCGAACAATATGTACATGAGGTAATCAAAGGCAAACTAAAAGACCCTGTCATTACGTTTTTACTTCGTTGCGGTCGCACGCCAGTGAAAGTCGTCGCCAACTATTTAGAAGATGCCCAATCATGTAACTACGCCTTGCTTATGGAATGGCGCAATCCGTTTTTATAA
- a CDS encoding lipopolysaccharide N-acetylglucosaminyltransferase has translation MEGERKSMNILMICTEKLPVPPVLGGAIQTYIAGILPHLRTAHRITVLGVQHETLPNEETIDGIHYVRIPGGIFDTYCDHVVQYVQAHTFDLIHIFNRPRLVLPIRQVAPHAKITLSMHNDMFQITKINREEAEEVVRQVSAIVTISNYIGQVIRNLYPEAEGKLRTIYSGVDSGRFLPGNHPNMTSIRKQLRQAHGIDNKTVILFAGRLSPNKGVDKLIQALPELAKRFNDLALVIVGSKWFSEEGTTDYIAYVRSLAKRLPIPVVATGFVPPNEIQNWFAAADLFVCTSQWQEPLARVHYEAMAAGLPIVTTARGGNAEVVVPNENGVVVERPEDPQDFVEKMTHILSNRTLMKKMGENGRKLATSLYRWERVASDLLDVWRHVEQTDLSVAPVTVSTEATIDEVVIEPSVESISHVEPSIPEKAITNKKRKKSFIWAITT, from the coding sequence TTGGAAGGAGAACGGAAATCGATGAACATTTTAATGATTTGTACAGAAAAATTACCTGTTCCTCCCGTGCTTGGGGGTGCAATTCAAACGTATATTGCTGGGATTCTTCCTCATCTTCGCACCGCTCATCGCATCACTGTACTAGGGGTACAACATGAAACATTACCAAACGAAGAAACGATCGATGGCATTCACTACGTGCGCATCCCAGGAGGCATATTTGATACGTATTGCGATCATGTCGTTCAGTACGTGCAAGCGCATACGTTTGATTTGATCCACATTTTCAATAGGCCACGTCTTGTTTTACCTATTCGTCAAGTCGCTCCTCATGCCAAAATTACGCTCAGCATGCATAACGATATGTTTCAAATTACGAAAATTAACCGTGAAGAAGCAGAAGAAGTGGTGCGACAAGTATCCGCCATTGTCACCATTAGCAACTACATCGGTCAAGTCATTCGCAACTTATACCCGGAAGCAGAGGGGAAATTACGAACGATTTATTCGGGTGTTGATTCCGGACGATTTTTACCAGGGAATCATCCGAATATGACATCAATTCGTAAGCAACTGCGCCAAGCGCACGGAATCGATAACAAAACCGTCATTTTATTTGCTGGTCGGTTGTCGCCAAATAAAGGAGTGGATAAACTCATTCAAGCGTTGCCAGAACTGGCGAAACGGTTTAATGATTTAGCGCTCGTCATTGTCGGAAGCAAATGGTTTAGCGAAGAAGGAACAACGGACTATATTGCCTACGTTCGCTCATTGGCTAAAAGATTGCCAATCCCCGTTGTGGCGACCGGATTCGTGCCACCAAACGAAATCCAAAACTGGTTTGCCGCTGCTGATTTGTTCGTTTGTACATCGCAATGGCAAGAGCCGCTTGCTCGTGTCCATTATGAAGCGATGGCAGCAGGGCTTCCGATTGTGACAACTGCTCGCGGTGGCAATGCAGAAGTCGTTGTTCCAAATGAAAATGGTGTCGTTGTTGAAAGACCAGAAGATCCGCAAGATTTTGTGGAAAAAATGACACACATCTTATCCAATCGTACATTGATGAAAAAAATGGGGGAAAACGGACGAAAATTAGCGACATCGCTTTATCGTTGGGAACGTGTAGCATCAGATTTGCTTGATGTATGGAGACATGTTGAACAAACGGATCTTTCGGTAGCACCGGTAACTGTTTCTACTGAAGCAACGATCGACGAAGTTGTTATAGAACCATCTGTTGAATCGATTTCACACGTTGAGCCATCCATTCCAGAAAAAGCGATAACGAATAAGAAGAGGAAAAAATCATTTATATGGGCGATTACGACATAA